The Sander vitreus isolate 19-12246 chromosome 5, sanVit1, whole genome shotgun sequence genome includes a region encoding these proteins:
- the LOC144517734 gene encoding uncharacterized protein LOC144517734 gives MADWMKSWRLLILFSLLSLTELMEVRDEEWEELGPDIAALHHLRGLSEHMFHENIRNPPNHTSLVMKFFSPFHREDIDQNPMSLLADLQENENFTAYVIQKEQDFEGFLAAIDKQKTQDGLLSASEISHSYSQKLLVMTDNEKSTNVRVQQEYSMDPHYSVIVSNECLFNVSCVPEADSYTLVKIFGRVSEDGQTVSGLSGSSLAELMSLETAPVFSLDGNTTKDFQHNFI, from the exons AGGTGAGAGATGAAGAGTGGGAGGAGCTCGGCCCGGATATCGCTGCACTGCACCACCTCAGAGGACTGTCTGAACACATGTTTCATGAAAATATCAGGAACCCACCGAACCACACATCTCTTGTTATGAAGTTTTTCTCACCTTTCCATAG GGAGGACATTGACCAAAACCCAATGAGTTTGCTGGCTGATCTTCAGGAGAATGAGAATTTCACAGCTTATGTCATTCAGAAGGAACAG GATTTTGAAGGCTTCTTGGCAGCGATTGATAAGCAGAAGACACAAGATGGGCTCCTGAGTGCTTCAGAGATCTCGCACAGCTACAGCCAAAAACTTCTGGTCATGACCGACAACGAAAAGTCAACAAATGTCAGAGTCCAACAGGAATACAGCATGGATCCTCATTACTCAGTAATAGTCAGCAACGAATGCCTGTTCAATGTCTCGTGTGTACCAGAAGCAGACAGCTACACCTTGGTGAAAATATTTGGGAGGGTTTCAGAAGATGGACAAACTGTGTCTGGCCTTTCTGGCTCTTCACTCGCAGAGCTGATGTCACTGGAAACTGCGCCTGTGTTCTCTCTCGATGGAAACACAACCAAAGACTTCCAACATAACTTCATTTGA